The sequence AAAAAATTGTTAATTCAACTAAAATAAATAAAATTGTAGATTTAATATTTGATAATTTTTCTTTTATTATGCTTAATAGAGAATTTTTTAGTCCAAACGATACAGTTCTTAATTTAAAATATTCCCAAAATAATTTAAAACTTATTGAAATGTATGGCAATGAATTTAATTTTGGTGTAGAACTAGCTTATATTGATGAGCAAATAATTAACACTATTTCTATTTTAAATATTAAATATATTTTTGTTAATGAAACTATATCAAAAAAAATAAAAGATGATTATACCATTCTATTATCTCTAATATATTTAAATCAAGTATGTATTAAATCAAACATTACACTAATTTATTTTAACCCTCAAGAAGAAATTGAATTAAAATACAAAAAGAAAATTGGTTCATTAAATTTTATACAACGTAGTGAGAACTAATTTAATGTAAAATATACTTGTGAAACTTGAGCTTGTCAAACAAATTTTTCCCATAAAAATATATCAGCAATTAACTGATATTATTTTTATTTATGAAGGTTTGCATAATTACACTTTTAAAGCCAAATTCAAAAAAATGGATGTACAGTTAAGAATTATTAAAGCTCAATGAGTCAATCATGAAAATGAAATTATTTACATAAAAAATAATTCTAATTTTCTTTATGTCGATGAAAAAGGTAATTACATTAAAAAATGATTTGATGGCGATACTTTAGAAAATATGAAAATAACCGAAATAATTGCCAGGGATATTATTAAAACTGTGCAAAAATTTCATCAACAAAATAATTATAAAAATATAAAAATTTTTGATTGACATGTATTAGAAATTAAAGATAAAAAATTTCTTCAATTTAGAGAAAAATATAAAAATTTGCCATTAGTTCTTTCTCATAATGATCTACGTTTAAAAAACATGATTAAAACTGATTTAAATGAAATTGTTTTAATTGATTTTGAATGAATAAGATATAACTTTGCATATTTTGATTTTGCTCATTTACATTTGTATTGTAATATTTCCAAAAAAATAATTTTAAAATATACGCAACTAGATGCTCAAATTTTAAATGATTTTATCTATATGGTTTCTGTTTTTAATAAACATTGAACAGAAAACAATAATCAAACCCTATAAATTCAAATGCTTTTTTGATTCTTTGTATTTTTCTCAAAAATAGTAAAGATAAAATAAGAAAGATACTCAAACTATAAAAGTTAGTGCAAGAATTACATAGTTATATTTAACAGCACTAATGGTGTCAAGAACTTCCATTAGGATTTGTGAAATAATATAAACTGTTAAAGATAATGAAATAATTTTAAATCATGTTTTTTTCTTTAAATAGAAAGAAATAAAATAAAAATAGATCATAATAGGGACTGTAATTATATTTAAACTAACAAAAGATCAATTATATACAATAGTAAATTTTTTAGAAATAGCTTTACTTACTTCACTTGTTCCTATGGTTAATATCATTATGTATAAAATAATTCCGGATAAAACTCAGAAAGTAAAAATTCCCAATAAAATAAAACAAGAAATTTTTAATTTATGTAAATCTTTTTTTTCCAAGTTTTCTTTTGGTTTAAACATATTTCCTCCATTTATTTTATAAAATTATATATTAAGTAACTTAAATTAAACCTTTTTAAAGTTTCAATACTTTTATCTTAAACCCGCTGGTTTATACAAACAAAATTTCCTGTAATATAATATAAACATGATAAAAAAAATAAAGTTTTCCCACTTATTAAGAAATTCTATAGTAGCAAGTTCTGCTTTAACATTAAATTTTTTATTAATAGCATGTTCCAGTAATAACCAACATATATCTAACTCGGTAGATTCTAATAAAAAAACAGAAGAAGAAAAAAGCGATCTTCAACCTCAAGAAGATAATCAAAAACCTGAAACAAAACCAACTCCTCCGACACCAGAATCTGAGATATCAGCTAATAATGAAATTTCAGACTCTGTAAAGCCTTCCCCAGATAAAACTTATCCTGATACTGAAATAAAACCAGTAACTCCTGATGGAAATAAACCTATAATCTTTGAAAAAGAACCTGAACCTGAGCAGAAGACTGAGCAGAAGACTGAGCAGAAGACTGAGCAGAAGACTGAGCAGAAGACTGAGCAGAAGACTGAGCAGAAGACTGAAGTTAAGGAACAGCCCAAAAAGAAATCTGAAACTGAAGAAGTTTCTAAATCTGAAGAAAAATCAAATATTGAAACATATAAAACAAAAATAGATGTTGTTTTAAAAGTAATTTTTTCTAATGATGAAGAAAAGAATAATGCTAAAAAAATGTAGAAAATTATTTTAAAAAATTAAATGAAAATGCTATAAGTCCACCTTCAAAAAATAATGACAAAACTAAACAAGAATTAAAAAATAAATTAAAAGCTGCAACATTAAAGGAAACAAATAATTTTGATGATGAAAATAATTTTTTAAATGTGTCATCATGAAAAATTTCTCAACAAGATAAAGATTCTGTTTTTAATTTCAATGACGATAACGAAGATATGACACCTATAAAAGAAACATTTAAAGAACAAAAAGAATTTTTTATAAATAGTATAAATAGGTCAGTCTATCCAAGAAGTGTCTATCAAGAGCGGCGTTTGTGGCCTTCTATGTCACATGGTGTAGCTTTTAAATTAAATGGTATAGATAGTACAGATTCTAGATCTCGAAATAAGGGTTATGGTTTTTTATTAAGAGGTGCTCTTTCTGAAGAATCTAATAAACTTAATAAAATAGTTTTTGTAAGCAATCAAATTTGAATGAGCATTTTTTATAATTATAAAAAATATTTAGATTCAAATAATACAGAACAAAGTGAGATCTATATTACTAATATTTACAAATTAATGCAAACATTTTTTCACGGTACAAATGCTAAAAAAGTTTTTGAAGAATTTTTAATAAATAATACACACTACAATGTTTCGAATTTTTATTCAGAATTAACCAGGGAAAACTTTGCCTCTGAACCTCAATATTTTCAAAAATTAAAATCAACTGATGTAGAAAAAACTTATGATAATTTATTGATGTATTTAAATTATCTAAATTTTAATTATCCTATAGGAATAATTAATGATTCTGAATTTGTGATTACAGAATTATCGATTGATGAAAACCACAGAGGAGGTTTTTCATCAGATCGAGAAGATTCTAAATCGAGATATAAGAGTTGAACTTATTTAGCTGATTACAAAAAGGATGAAAAAGAAAGAGTGGCAGATATTAATTTTAATTTAATTTTTTAACATAAAAAAAACTTGTAGTTACTAATTTTCTACAAGTTTTTTATTTTATTTTGTTCATCTTGAAAATTGTCATTTAGCTTTATCTGTTACTAAGAAAATTTCATCTAATAAAGGTTGCACAGTTGGTGTTGATTCTACTGTTTTAGTTAATTGAATAATCTTGTCTAGATCAGCTGAAATTGTGTTGGAAACATCATCAGCTCTATATCATGTTGTTGAAACTTCTTCAATAACTGAAAGTTCTAAAACTTCTTTTAAATTTCCAATTGCTGGTAATTCATGCATAAGAATTTTTTCGGCAACATCATCAGCTAATTCTATTAATTTGCTTGCTAATTTGTCTGTTTCTTTGTGCCAAACAAAAAAACCTGCACCTTTGAAATTTCAATGATAATTTTTTACTTTATATGCTAATACAACTAAACTAGCTTGTAGTACTTTTAATTTATCCATGTAATTCTCCTATTATTTTTATTAATTAATTTTATCAATAATTTTTCTTTCAATAGAAAAACTGTTGATTTTGTTTTTAATAGTAGCTAAATGCGTTTCTAGTGCTACATTAGCTTGATTTTTAATATCTTCTGCATTTTTGAAAATTTTTTCACTGCTACTAATAATATTAATTAAGTTATTATTAATATTTTTCACTGAATTATCTAGTATTTGATTTTTAAAATCTTCAAACTCTTTTAAAATATTTTGCTTTTCTTTGAAATCAATTTCTTTTTTTAGTAAATGCTTATTTTTTTGTGTTAAAGAATAGATTAATGATAAAAATGTAAATAAATAAAAAGGTCTAACTACATACATATTTTCATACTTGGCATCATTGACTTTTTTAATGACAAAATTTGAATCTATTTCTAGTTCAGAAACTAATAAGGCATATTCTGCATTATGATTAATTTTGTCTTTATTTAATTTATCATAAAAATTTTCATTCTTTTTACCTAAACCATCTAATGCATCTGTTTTAGCTTCGATCACTACAGACGATAAAGTTATTTCTGATTTTGTTTGATGGTTAATATCTAAAACTTTAAATAAAAAATCTGGTTTTTTACCTTCAATGGCTTTTGTTGTTTTTTCAAATGAACAATCTGATAATAATCCCATTTGGATATTATATTGATCAAGAATTCAATTTTCTAGTTCTTCACCCATAACTTTTGAATTATTGCTTTTATTTCTTTTAATTTGTTCTATTTCTGTTTTTAAATTACTAATTTCTTTTTCTTTTTCTAAAAGTAAAAGTTTTTGGTCTTTATTAGTATTTTCTTTTAAATTATTTAATTCGTTTGTTAAATTAGTAATTTGAGTAGTAAGGTCAATTTTATCTACTAAAAATTTTTCCTTTTCTTGAAAAACAAGCGCTTTAAATTCATTTTCTTTAGCGTTTTTGAACGACTCATATTCATTTTCTATTTTTTGTAAATTCAATTTTAATTGTGTTATTTGATCTTTATATTTATTATCTATTGCTACTTGATTTATTTCTATTTCTTTTTGTTTATTTTTTATTTGATTTTCTAAATCTAAGCTAATGTTATTTTTTTCTAATTTTAATTTATTGATTTGTTCTTTAAGTACATCAATAGTTTTTTGCTGTTCATTTTTTAAATTTTTTTCTAAAATAACAATTTGTTTACTATATTGATTTTCCTGTTCTAATAAAGCATTTTTGATTTTTACTTCTGCTTGCTCTCTGTAATTTTTTTCTTTGTCTTTAATTTGATTTAGATAAAATAATTCTTTTTCACTTTCAGCTTTTTTGACTGCTTCATTAATTTTTTTAGTTTCAATTAAAGTTAAAAAATTATGCAATTCACGAACTGTGTCTGTGTTTTCAGAATCATTCAAAATGAAAAAATCACCTTTTTGTGCATCTTCTAAAAGCTCAAATTTTAAAGATGATTTATCTTTTAATTTAACTGTAATTTTTTTAGACATTTTGTTTTCTTTTTTTATTTTTCATAAATAAAAAAGAATGGACAAAATTTACTTTATTCATTCTTTTTTTATATTATTATTTTTCATTTAGAGCAAGTTGAGTAAGTGTTTTTACAAGTACACCTGTTGGTTTATCTCCACTATCAGCTGTTCCAGCAATATCTAAGTGAATAAATTCTTTGTCTTCTGTGAATTCTTTTAAGAACATTGCAGCTGAAATTGATCCACCATTTCCTGTAAAATCTGTATTTCTTAGATCAGCTACTTCTGAACCTTTAATATATTTAGCAAAATCAGCGTGGAATGGCATTCTTCAAATTAATTCATTTTGTTCCTTAGCTGCTGTTTCTAAGCTTTCTCAAGCTTTATCTGTGGTTGATCATGTGCCTGTAAATGTATGACCTAATGCTACTAAGATAGCTCCTGTTAAAGTTGCGATTGTTATTACTTTAGAAGCCTTTAATTCTCTGATAGCATATGTTAATCCATCCGCTAAAATTAATCTTCCTTCAGCATCTGTATTATTAACTTCAACTGTTTTTCCGTTCATTGATGTTCAAACTGAATCAGGTAGTGAAGCATCTCCATTAACTCTATTATCAGTTAAAGGTAAAACAGCTACAAAATTAGCTTTAGGTTTTAATTGTGCAATGGCTTTCATTGTAGCGGCAGCAATTGCAGCCCCCGACATGTCATATTTCATTCCTGACATGTATCTACCAGTTTTAATGTTATATCCACCTGAATCGAATGTAATACCTTTACCAACTAAAGCTGTTTTTTCTGAAGACTCAGGATTTCCATTATATTCAATTGTTACTAATCTTGGTTCGAACATTGATCCACGATTAACTGATAATAGTAGTCCCATTTTGTGAGCTTCAATCGCTTTTTTATCTAATACTGAAACTTTTAATTCTTTTGAATTTGATAATTCTTTTTGAATTGATTCAGCTAATCACTCTGAATTACAAATATTAGGTGGTGTTTTTTGTAAATTTCTTGCCAAATTAACAGATTCTAACAAAATTTTTGTTTTGTCTACTAGTAATGAAGTACATGGTAAAGATTCATCTGATTTTAATAAAATTAAATCTTTTGTTTCATCCTTTTTATCTGTTTTAGCTGAATAAATATTTGCATTATTAAATAAATATTTTTCATGTAGTGCTTGAACTAATAATTCTAATGAAACTTTTTCTGTTATAAAAGTTTTTAAATCTACTTGGTAAGAACGTGAAGCTTTTGATAATTGTTCTGCTAATGCATAAACTGCTTCTTTATCAAATTTATCTTTTTCACCTAAAAAAATGAAGGCTTCTTTTTTTGATGTAAATTCTGTAATATAGTTTTTTTTATCAAGTACTCCTTCGGGAGCAATATCAT comes from Mycoplasma iguanae and encodes:
- a CDS encoding M17 family metallopeptidase produces the protein MIKVTREKTHDFLLQAVFKNDIAPEGVLDKKNYITEFTSKKEAFIFLGEKDKFDKEAVYALAEQLSKASRSYQVDLKTFITEKVSLELLVQALHEKYLFNNANIYSAKTDKKDETKDLILLKSDESLPCTSLLVDKTKILLESVNLARNLQKTPPNICNSEWLAESIQKELSNSKELKVSVLDKKAIEAHKMGLLLSVNRGSMFEPRLVTIEYNGNPESSEKTALVGKGITFDSGGYNIKTGRYMSGMKYDMSGAAIAAATMKAIAQLKPKANFVAVLPLTDNRVNGDASLPDSVWTSMNGKTVEVNNTDAEGRLILADGLTYAIRELKASKVITIATLTGAILVALGHTFTGTWSTTDKAWESLETAAKEQNELIWRMPFHADFAKYIKGSEVADLRNTDFTGNGGSISAAMFLKEFTEDKEFIHLDIAGTADSGDKPTGVLVKTLTQLALNEK
- a CDS encoding Dps family protein, which gives rise to MDKLKVLQASLVVLAYKVKNYHWNFKGAGFFVWHKETDKLASKLIELADDVAEKILMHELPAIGNLKEVLELSVIEEVSTTWYRADDVSNTISADLDKIIQLTKTVESTPTVQPLLDEIFLVTDKAKWQFSRWTK
- a CDS encoding DUF2130 domain-containing protein; amino-acid sequence: MSKKITVKLKDKSSLKFELLEDAQKGDFFILNDSENTDTVRELHNFLTLIETKKINEAVKKAESEKELFYLNQIKDKEKNYREQAEVKIKNALLEQENQYSKQIVILEKNLKNEQQKTIDVLKEQINKLKLEKNNISLDLENQIKNKQKEIEINQVAIDNKYKDQITQLKLNLQKIENEYESFKNAKENEFKALVFQEKEKFLVDKIDLTTQITNLTNELNNLKENTNKDQKLLLLEKEKEISNLKTEIEQIKRNKSNNSKVMGEELENWILDQYNIQMGLLSDCSFEKTTKAIEGKKPDFLFKVLDINHQTKSEITLSSVVIEAKTDALDGLGKKNENFYDKLNKDKINHNAEYALLVSELEIDSNFVIKKVNDAKYENMYVVRPFYLFTFLSLIYSLTQKNKHLLKKEIDFKEKQNILKEFEDFKNQILDNSVKNINNNLINIISSSEKIFKNAEDIKNQANVALETHLATIKNKINSFSIERKIIDKIN
- a CDS encoding phosphotransferase; the protein is MKLELVKQIFPIKIYQQLTDIIFIYEGLHNYTFKAKFKKMDVQLRIIKAQWVNHENEIIYIKNNSNFLYVDEKGNYIKKWFDGDTLENMKITEIIARDIIKTVQKFHQQNNYKNIKIFDWHVLEIKDKKFLQFREKYKNLPLVLSHNDLRLKNMIKTDLNEIVLIDFEWIRYNFAYFDFAHLHLYCNISKKIILKYTQLDAQILNDFIYMVSVFNKHWTENNNQTL